In Paramormyrops kingsleyae isolate MSU_618 chromosome 5, PKINGS_0.4, whole genome shotgun sequence, one DNA window encodes the following:
- the kif19 gene encoding kinesin-like protein KIF19 isoform X2: MKDAGESKEHQLTVALRIRPLSDVEMEESTTIVAHRVDDQMVVLMDPMEDPDDVLRANRSREKTYMFDVAFDYAATQEQVYRATTKGLIEGLISGYNATVFAYGPTGCGKTYTMLGTDAEPGIYVRTLNDLFHAIEETSDDMEYRVSMSYLEIYNEMIRDLLNPSSGILELREDSKGEIQVAGITEVSTINAQEIMELLMKGNKQRTQEPTAANQTSSRSHAVLQVAVRQQSRCRDLLQEVRFGRLFMIDLAGSERASQTQNRGQRLKEGAHINRSLLALGNCINALSERHGNKYVNYRDSKLTRLLKDSLGGNSRTVMIAHISPASMAFEESRNTLAYADRAKSIRTRVKRNLLNVSYHIAQYTSIISDLRGEIQRLRTKIAEQGGRQQSSDRTDIRSVQAEVQAHSSQAEMNQLREQLLEAFRQQMEIRRSLMELESNNMEIQMDTSKHLLTIADWEQERSRRARKRRGERRKETPAKDDSGKESDSAESPSDSGESQEVLLARQKLVALMTEQKKIRKEKVALERRFRELRERSRRLEELLPRQKEAVVRRFERHRQLCDDIIQQQRQFIDDHSLLVPPHLQELYDIYMRELDERNLDRTVALDKVSHHTLKEGSLPKITLPVLGPELLQDRDLHQESICTLVSESGRGHSGGRRRTLPPIFPEPEGDNNRVFRSSAQSRQLKHSTLLSQPPLCLNEDLSPRFGPLSHSVSSQPDSSPESSENGTDATLSHRECQQILKGVKDIAIKAARRRPKALEIDTLRLPPPPSPLEPKKHKSSLSLSEAPPRGTQRRCGRRPSPELRHATSDDNLSSSTGEGPGQRGTWTRRCRRLPAPKNPAPREKDFECRRRKRRSRSFEVTGQALPHPKAASQRLRPLDSTSDPHLHGLQPPAPPLRPQARGVHPLTKIQPAHHGHQAGLTTATSDISISNYPISHLGSVKRGPHLRHPQPVLYVTTTGTGGHRTRKH; encoded by the exons ATGGTGGTTCTGATGGACCCGATGGAGGACCCTGATGATGTTCTCCGTGCCAACCGGTCCCGGGAGAAGACGTACATGTTCGACGTGGCGTTTGACTACGCTGCCACGCAG GAGCAGGTGTATCGGGCCACCACAAAGGGCCTGATTGAAGGGCTCATCTCGGGGTACAACGCCACCGTGTTTGCCTACGGACCCACAG ggtGTGGAAAGACCTACACCATGCTGGGAACAGACGCGGAACCAGGCATATACGTTCGCACCCTCAATGACCTCTTCCACGCCATCGAGGAGACCAGCGACGACATGGAGTACCGCGTTTCCATGTCGTATCTCGAG ATCTACAATGAGATGATCCGGGACCTTCTAAACCCTTCCTCGGGTATCCTTGAGCTGCGCGAAGACTCGAAAGGCGAGATACAGGTTGCAGGCATCACCGAGGTGTCCACCATCAATGCCCAGGAG ATCATGGAGTTGCTGATGAAGGGGAATAAGCAGCGGACACAGGAACCCACGGCGGCCAATCAGACGTCGTCACGCTCGCACGCTGTGCTGCAGGTGGCCGTGCGGCAGCAGAGCCGCTGCCGGGATCTTCTGCAGGAGGTTCGCTTTGGGCGCCTCTTCATGATCGACCTGGCTGGCTCCGAGCGAGCCTCACAG ACGCAGAACCGAGGACAAAGGTTGAAAGAAGGGGCTCACATCAACCGCTCCCTCCTGGCCCTGGGCAACTGCATCAACGCCCTCAGCGAGAGGCACGGCAACAAGTACGTCAACTACAGGGACAGCAAGCTGACGCGTCTGCTGAAG GACTCCCTGGGCGGGAACAGCCGCACCGTCATGATCGCCCACATCAGCCCCGCCTCCATGGCCTTCGAGGAGTCGCGTAACACGCTGGCGTACGCCGACCGCGCCAAGAGCATCCGCACGCGG GTGAAGAGGAACCTCCTCAACGTGTCATATCACATCGCCCAGTACACCAGCATCATCTCGGACCTGCGCGGCGAGATCCAGCGCCTCAGGACCAAGATCGCAGAGCAGGGCGGCCGTCAGCAGAGTTCTGACCGCACCGACATCCGCAGCGTCCAAG CGGAGGTCCAGGCCCACTCCTCACAGGCGGAGATGAACCAGCTCCGGGAGCAGCTTCTGGAAGCTTTCCGGCAGCAGATGGAGATCCGCAGAAGCCTGATGGAGCTGGAGAGCAACAACATGGAGATCCAGATGGACACATCCAAGCACCTCCTCACCATTGCCGA CTGGGAGCAGGAGCGAAGCCGCAGGGCCCGGAAGAGACGGGGGGAGCGCCGCAAGGAGACCCCGGCCAAGGACGACAGCGGGAAGGAGTCCGACTCAGCGGAGTCGCCCTCTGACAGCGGGGAGAGTCAGGAGGTGCTGCTAGCGAGGCAGAAGCTGGTGGCCCTTATGACCGAGCAGAAGAAGATCCGCAAGGAAAAG GTGGCGCTGGAGCGCCGCTTCCGGGAGCTGCGGGAGCGTTCACGCCggctggaggagctgctgcCGCGGCAG AAGGAGGCTGTGGTACGCCGTTTCGAGCGCCACCGGCAACTGTGCGATGACATCATCCAGCAGCAGCGCCAGTTCATCGACG ACCATAGCCTCCTGGTGCCACCCCACCTCCAAGAGCTCTATGACATCTACATGAGGGAGCTGGACGAGCGAAACCTGGACCGGACCGTGGCTCTGGACAAGGTGTCCCACCACACGCTGAAG GAGGGATCCCTGCCCAAGATCACCCTACCTGTTTTGGGGCCCGAACTCCTACAGGACCGGGACTTGCATCAGGAGAGCATCTGCACGTTGGTCTCCGAGAGTGGGCGTGGCCACTCGGGGGGGAGGAGGCGCACCCTCCCTCCCATCTTTCCAGAGCCTGAAGG TGACAACAACAGGGTGTTCAGGAGCAGCGCTCAGTCCCGGCAGTTGAAGCACTCCACGTTACTGAGCCAGCCCCCCCTCTGCTTGAACGAG GACCTCAGCCCCCGCTTCGGACCCTTGAGCCACAGTGTCAGCAGTCAGCCAGACTCATCCCCTGAGAGCAGCGAGAATGGGACCGACGCCACGCTCTCACACAGAG AGTGCCAGCAGATCCTGAAGGGTGTGAAGGACATCGCCATAAAAGCTGCCCGCCGGCGCCCTAAGGCCCTGGAGATCGACACTCTGCGGCTGCCACCACCGCCCTCCCCACTGGAACCCAAGAAGCACAAGAGCAGCCTGTCCCTGAGCGAGGCACCCCCTAGAGGCACGCAGCGGCGGTGCGGCCGCCGGCCCAGCCCCGAGCTACGGCACGCCACTTCGGACGACAACCTGTCCAGCAGCACTGGGGAGGGACCCGGGCAGCGGGGCACCTGGACCCGGCGCTGCCGCCGCCTGCCCGCACCCAAAAACCCCGCCCCCCGGGAAAAGGACTTCGAGTGCCGCCGTCGCAAGAGGAGGTCCCGCTCCTTCGAGGTCACAGGGCAAGCG CTCCCACATCCCAAGGCAGCTAGCCAGCGTCTGCGGCCCCTGGACAGCACCTCGGACCCCCATCTCCACGGCCtgcagccccccgcccccccgttGCGGCCCCAGGCTCGGGGTGTCCACCCCCTGACTAAAATCCAGCCAGCCCACCACGGTCACCAGGCAG GCCTGACAACAGCCACCTCTGACATTTCTATATCCAACTATCCCATCAGCCACCTGGGCAGCGTGAAGCGGGGGCCTCACCTCAGGCATCCTCAGCCTGTGCTCTATGTCACCACCACCGGCACAGGGGGGCATCGCACTCGCAagcactga
- the kif19 gene encoding kinesin-like protein KIF19 isoform X1 has translation MKDAGESKEHQLTVALRIRPLSDVEMEESTTIVAHRVDDQMVVLMDPMEDPDDVLRANRSREKTYMFDVAFDYAATQEQVYRATTKGLIEGLISGYNATVFAYGPTGCGKTYTMLGTDAEPGIYVRTLNDLFHAIEETSDDMEYRVSMSYLEIYNEMIRDLLNPSSGILELREDSKGEIQVAGITEVSTINAQEIMELLMKGNKQRTQEPTAANQTSSRSHAVLQVAVRQQSRCRDLLQEVRFGRLFMIDLAGSERASQTQNRGQRLKEGAHINRSLLALGNCINALSERHGNKYVNYRDSKLTRLLKDSLGGNSRTVMIAHISPASMAFEESRNTLAYADRAKSIRTRVKRNLLNVSYHIAQYTSIISDLRGEIQRLRTKIAEQGGRQQSSDRTDIRSVQAEVQAHSSQAEMNQLREQLLEAFRQQMEIRRSLMELESNNMEIQMDTSKHLLTIADWEQERSRRARKRRGERRKETPAKDDSGKESDSAESPSDSGESQEVLLARQKLVALMTEQKKIRKEKVALERRFRELRERSRRLEELLPRQVSSEEQREVLGLLCKVHELEIENAEMQSHALLKDNVIRQKEAVVRRFERHRQLCDDIIQQQRQFIDDHSLLVPPHLQELYDIYMRELDERNLDRTVALDKVSHHTLKEGSLPKITLPVLGPELLQDRDLHQESICTLVSESGRGHSGGRRRTLPPIFPEPEGDNNRVFRSSAQSRQLKHSTLLSQPPLCLNEDLSPRFGPLSHSVSSQPDSSPESSENGTDATLSHRECQQILKGVKDIAIKAARRRPKALEIDTLRLPPPPSPLEPKKHKSSLSLSEAPPRGTQRRCGRRPSPELRHATSDDNLSSSTGEGPGQRGTWTRRCRRLPAPKNPAPREKDFECRRRKRRSRSFEVTGQALPHPKAASQRLRPLDSTSDPHLHGLQPPAPPLRPQARGVHPLTKIQPAHHGHQAGLTTATSDISISNYPISHLGSVKRGPHLRHPQPVLYVTTTGTGGHRTRKH, from the exons ATGGTGGTTCTGATGGACCCGATGGAGGACCCTGATGATGTTCTCCGTGCCAACCGGTCCCGGGAGAAGACGTACATGTTCGACGTGGCGTTTGACTACGCTGCCACGCAG GAGCAGGTGTATCGGGCCACCACAAAGGGCCTGATTGAAGGGCTCATCTCGGGGTACAACGCCACCGTGTTTGCCTACGGACCCACAG ggtGTGGAAAGACCTACACCATGCTGGGAACAGACGCGGAACCAGGCATATACGTTCGCACCCTCAATGACCTCTTCCACGCCATCGAGGAGACCAGCGACGACATGGAGTACCGCGTTTCCATGTCGTATCTCGAG ATCTACAATGAGATGATCCGGGACCTTCTAAACCCTTCCTCGGGTATCCTTGAGCTGCGCGAAGACTCGAAAGGCGAGATACAGGTTGCAGGCATCACCGAGGTGTCCACCATCAATGCCCAGGAG ATCATGGAGTTGCTGATGAAGGGGAATAAGCAGCGGACACAGGAACCCACGGCGGCCAATCAGACGTCGTCACGCTCGCACGCTGTGCTGCAGGTGGCCGTGCGGCAGCAGAGCCGCTGCCGGGATCTTCTGCAGGAGGTTCGCTTTGGGCGCCTCTTCATGATCGACCTGGCTGGCTCCGAGCGAGCCTCACAG ACGCAGAACCGAGGACAAAGGTTGAAAGAAGGGGCTCACATCAACCGCTCCCTCCTGGCCCTGGGCAACTGCATCAACGCCCTCAGCGAGAGGCACGGCAACAAGTACGTCAACTACAGGGACAGCAAGCTGACGCGTCTGCTGAAG GACTCCCTGGGCGGGAACAGCCGCACCGTCATGATCGCCCACATCAGCCCCGCCTCCATGGCCTTCGAGGAGTCGCGTAACACGCTGGCGTACGCCGACCGCGCCAAGAGCATCCGCACGCGG GTGAAGAGGAACCTCCTCAACGTGTCATATCACATCGCCCAGTACACCAGCATCATCTCGGACCTGCGCGGCGAGATCCAGCGCCTCAGGACCAAGATCGCAGAGCAGGGCGGCCGTCAGCAGAGTTCTGACCGCACCGACATCCGCAGCGTCCAAG CGGAGGTCCAGGCCCACTCCTCACAGGCGGAGATGAACCAGCTCCGGGAGCAGCTTCTGGAAGCTTTCCGGCAGCAGATGGAGATCCGCAGAAGCCTGATGGAGCTGGAGAGCAACAACATGGAGATCCAGATGGACACATCCAAGCACCTCCTCACCATTGCCGA CTGGGAGCAGGAGCGAAGCCGCAGGGCCCGGAAGAGACGGGGGGAGCGCCGCAAGGAGACCCCGGCCAAGGACGACAGCGGGAAGGAGTCCGACTCAGCGGAGTCGCCCTCTGACAGCGGGGAGAGTCAGGAGGTGCTGCTAGCGAGGCAGAAGCTGGTGGCCCTTATGACCGAGCAGAAGAAGATCCGCAAGGAAAAG GTGGCGCTGGAGCGCCGCTTCCGGGAGCTGCGGGAGCGTTCACGCCggctggaggagctgctgcCGCGGCAGGTGAGCTCCGAGGAGCAGCGGGAGGTGCTGGGGCTGCTCTGCAAGGTGCACGAGCTGGAGATTGAGAACGCGGAGATGCAGTCTCACGCCCTGCTGAAAGACAACGTCATCCGGCAGAAGGAGGCTGTGGTACGCCGTTTCGAGCGCCACCGGCAACTGTGCGATGACATCATCCAGCAGCAGCGCCAGTTCATCGACG ACCATAGCCTCCTGGTGCCACCCCACCTCCAAGAGCTCTATGACATCTACATGAGGGAGCTGGACGAGCGAAACCTGGACCGGACCGTGGCTCTGGACAAGGTGTCCCACCACACGCTGAAG GAGGGATCCCTGCCCAAGATCACCCTACCTGTTTTGGGGCCCGAACTCCTACAGGACCGGGACTTGCATCAGGAGAGCATCTGCACGTTGGTCTCCGAGAGTGGGCGTGGCCACTCGGGGGGGAGGAGGCGCACCCTCCCTCCCATCTTTCCAGAGCCTGAAGG TGACAACAACAGGGTGTTCAGGAGCAGCGCTCAGTCCCGGCAGTTGAAGCACTCCACGTTACTGAGCCAGCCCCCCCTCTGCTTGAACGAG GACCTCAGCCCCCGCTTCGGACCCTTGAGCCACAGTGTCAGCAGTCAGCCAGACTCATCCCCTGAGAGCAGCGAGAATGGGACCGACGCCACGCTCTCACACAGAG AGTGCCAGCAGATCCTGAAGGGTGTGAAGGACATCGCCATAAAAGCTGCCCGCCGGCGCCCTAAGGCCCTGGAGATCGACACTCTGCGGCTGCCACCACCGCCCTCCCCACTGGAACCCAAGAAGCACAAGAGCAGCCTGTCCCTGAGCGAGGCACCCCCTAGAGGCACGCAGCGGCGGTGCGGCCGCCGGCCCAGCCCCGAGCTACGGCACGCCACTTCGGACGACAACCTGTCCAGCAGCACTGGGGAGGGACCCGGGCAGCGGGGCACCTGGACCCGGCGCTGCCGCCGCCTGCCCGCACCCAAAAACCCCGCCCCCCGGGAAAAGGACTTCGAGTGCCGCCGTCGCAAGAGGAGGTCCCGCTCCTTCGAGGTCACAGGGCAAGCG CTCCCACATCCCAAGGCAGCTAGCCAGCGTCTGCGGCCCCTGGACAGCACCTCGGACCCCCATCTCCACGGCCtgcagccccccgcccccccgttGCGGCCCCAGGCTCGGGGTGTCCACCCCCTGACTAAAATCCAGCCAGCCCACCACGGTCACCAGGCAG GCCTGACAACAGCCACCTCTGACATTTCTATATCCAACTATCCCATCAGCCACCTGGGCAGCGTGAAGCGGGGGCCTCACCTCAGGCATCCTCAGCCTGTGCTCTATGTCACCACCACCGGCACAGGGGGGCATCGCACTCGCAagcactga
- the kif19 gene encoding kinesin-like protein KIF19 isoform X3, with the protein MKDAGESKEHQLTVALRIRPLSDVEMEESTTIVAHRVDDQMVVLMDPMEDPDDVLRANRSREKTYMFDVAFDYAATQEQVYRATTKGLIEGLISGYNATVFAYGPTGCGKTYTMLGTDAEPGIYVRTLNDLFHAIEETSDDMEYRVSMSYLEIYNEMIRDLLNPSSGILELREDSKGEIQVAGITEVSTINAQEIMELLMKGNKQRTQEPTAANQTSSRSHAVLQVAVRQQSRCRDLLQEVRFGRLFMIDLAGSERASQTQNRGQRLKEGAHINRSLLALGNCINALSERHGNKYVNYRDSKLTRLLKDSLGGNSRTVMIAHISPASMAFEESRNTLAYADRAKSIRTRVKRNLLNVSYHIAQYTSIISDLRGEIQRLRTKIAEQGGRQQSSDRTDIRSVQAEVQAHSSQAEMNQLREQLLEAFRQQMEIRRSLMELESNNMEIQMDTSKHLLTIADWEQERSRRARKRRGERRKETPAKDDSGKESDSAESPSDSGESQEVLLARQKLVALMTEQKKIRKEKVALERRFRELRERSRRLEELLPRQVSSEEQREVLGLLCKVHELEIENAEMQSHALLKDNVIRQKEAVVRRFERHRQLCDDIIQQQRQFIDDHSLLVPPHLQELYDIYMRELDERNLDRTVALDKVSHHTLKEGSLPKITLPVLGPELLQDRDLHQESICTLVSESGRGHSGGRRRTLPPIFPEPEGDNNRVFRSSAQSRQLKHSTLLSQPPLCLNEDLSPRFGPLSHSVSSQPDSSPESSENGTDATLSHRECQQILKGVKDIAIKAARRRPKALEIDTLRLPPPPSPLEPKKHKSSLSLSEAPPRGTQRRCGRRPSPELRHATSDDNLSSSTGEGPGQRGTWTRRCRRLPAPKNPAPREKDFECRRRKRRSRSFEVTGQALPHPKAASQRLRPLDSTSDPHLHGLQPPAPPLRPQARGVHPLTKIQPAHHGHQAGEPPS; encoded by the exons ATGGTGGTTCTGATGGACCCGATGGAGGACCCTGATGATGTTCTCCGTGCCAACCGGTCCCGGGAGAAGACGTACATGTTCGACGTGGCGTTTGACTACGCTGCCACGCAG GAGCAGGTGTATCGGGCCACCACAAAGGGCCTGATTGAAGGGCTCATCTCGGGGTACAACGCCACCGTGTTTGCCTACGGACCCACAG ggtGTGGAAAGACCTACACCATGCTGGGAACAGACGCGGAACCAGGCATATACGTTCGCACCCTCAATGACCTCTTCCACGCCATCGAGGAGACCAGCGACGACATGGAGTACCGCGTTTCCATGTCGTATCTCGAG ATCTACAATGAGATGATCCGGGACCTTCTAAACCCTTCCTCGGGTATCCTTGAGCTGCGCGAAGACTCGAAAGGCGAGATACAGGTTGCAGGCATCACCGAGGTGTCCACCATCAATGCCCAGGAG ATCATGGAGTTGCTGATGAAGGGGAATAAGCAGCGGACACAGGAACCCACGGCGGCCAATCAGACGTCGTCACGCTCGCACGCTGTGCTGCAGGTGGCCGTGCGGCAGCAGAGCCGCTGCCGGGATCTTCTGCAGGAGGTTCGCTTTGGGCGCCTCTTCATGATCGACCTGGCTGGCTCCGAGCGAGCCTCACAG ACGCAGAACCGAGGACAAAGGTTGAAAGAAGGGGCTCACATCAACCGCTCCCTCCTGGCCCTGGGCAACTGCATCAACGCCCTCAGCGAGAGGCACGGCAACAAGTACGTCAACTACAGGGACAGCAAGCTGACGCGTCTGCTGAAG GACTCCCTGGGCGGGAACAGCCGCACCGTCATGATCGCCCACATCAGCCCCGCCTCCATGGCCTTCGAGGAGTCGCGTAACACGCTGGCGTACGCCGACCGCGCCAAGAGCATCCGCACGCGG GTGAAGAGGAACCTCCTCAACGTGTCATATCACATCGCCCAGTACACCAGCATCATCTCGGACCTGCGCGGCGAGATCCAGCGCCTCAGGACCAAGATCGCAGAGCAGGGCGGCCGTCAGCAGAGTTCTGACCGCACCGACATCCGCAGCGTCCAAG CGGAGGTCCAGGCCCACTCCTCACAGGCGGAGATGAACCAGCTCCGGGAGCAGCTTCTGGAAGCTTTCCGGCAGCAGATGGAGATCCGCAGAAGCCTGATGGAGCTGGAGAGCAACAACATGGAGATCCAGATGGACACATCCAAGCACCTCCTCACCATTGCCGA CTGGGAGCAGGAGCGAAGCCGCAGGGCCCGGAAGAGACGGGGGGAGCGCCGCAAGGAGACCCCGGCCAAGGACGACAGCGGGAAGGAGTCCGACTCAGCGGAGTCGCCCTCTGACAGCGGGGAGAGTCAGGAGGTGCTGCTAGCGAGGCAGAAGCTGGTGGCCCTTATGACCGAGCAGAAGAAGATCCGCAAGGAAAAG GTGGCGCTGGAGCGCCGCTTCCGGGAGCTGCGGGAGCGTTCACGCCggctggaggagctgctgcCGCGGCAGGTGAGCTCCGAGGAGCAGCGGGAGGTGCTGGGGCTGCTCTGCAAGGTGCACGAGCTGGAGATTGAGAACGCGGAGATGCAGTCTCACGCCCTGCTGAAAGACAACGTCATCCGGCAGAAGGAGGCTGTGGTACGCCGTTTCGAGCGCCACCGGCAACTGTGCGATGACATCATCCAGCAGCAGCGCCAGTTCATCGACG ACCATAGCCTCCTGGTGCCACCCCACCTCCAAGAGCTCTATGACATCTACATGAGGGAGCTGGACGAGCGAAACCTGGACCGGACCGTGGCTCTGGACAAGGTGTCCCACCACACGCTGAAG GAGGGATCCCTGCCCAAGATCACCCTACCTGTTTTGGGGCCCGAACTCCTACAGGACCGGGACTTGCATCAGGAGAGCATCTGCACGTTGGTCTCCGAGAGTGGGCGTGGCCACTCGGGGGGGAGGAGGCGCACCCTCCCTCCCATCTTTCCAGAGCCTGAAGG TGACAACAACAGGGTGTTCAGGAGCAGCGCTCAGTCCCGGCAGTTGAAGCACTCCACGTTACTGAGCCAGCCCCCCCTCTGCTTGAACGAG GACCTCAGCCCCCGCTTCGGACCCTTGAGCCACAGTGTCAGCAGTCAGCCAGACTCATCCCCTGAGAGCAGCGAGAATGGGACCGACGCCACGCTCTCACACAGAG AGTGCCAGCAGATCCTGAAGGGTGTGAAGGACATCGCCATAAAAGCTGCCCGCCGGCGCCCTAAGGCCCTGGAGATCGACACTCTGCGGCTGCCACCACCGCCCTCCCCACTGGAACCCAAGAAGCACAAGAGCAGCCTGTCCCTGAGCGAGGCACCCCCTAGAGGCACGCAGCGGCGGTGCGGCCGCCGGCCCAGCCCCGAGCTACGGCACGCCACTTCGGACGACAACCTGTCCAGCAGCACTGGGGAGGGACCCGGGCAGCGGGGCACCTGGACCCGGCGCTGCCGCCGCCTGCCCGCACCCAAAAACCCCGCCCCCCGGGAAAAGGACTTCGAGTGCCGCCGTCGCAAGAGGAGGTCCCGCTCCTTCGAGGTCACAGGGCAAGCG CTCCCACATCCCAAGGCAGCTAGCCAGCGTCTGCGGCCCCTGGACAGCACCTCGGACCCCCATCTCCACGGCCtgcagccccccgcccccccgttGCGGCCCCAGGCTCGGGGTGTCCACCCCCTGACTAAAATCCAGCCAGCCCACCACGGTCACCAGGCAGGTGAGCCTCCCAGTTAG